A stretch of the Capsicum annuum cultivar UCD-10X-F1 chromosome 8, UCD10Xv1.1, whole genome shotgun sequence genome encodes the following:
- the LOC107838713 gene encoding serine/threonine-protein phosphatase 2A activator isoform X2, with the protein MEPQHHHHDGGATAGTCVNCGGPTSFPTPPPDPNPNYIPIRAPAVNLPPTNNREVILRTPVPQSQQLLLLTPPYNFQTPVKKIHKQNDVDQFQSSPTCQNFLGFIVSLSESIRSKKLSDSCHVSPSVSSIVEILQTLSGFVDEIPLAPQTSRYGNLAYRTWHERMCCEAESFMVRLLTKEIEAAAVELVPYFTDSFGNSSRIDYGTGHETNFAAWLYCLARLGVVKEEDYQALVSRVFVTYLDLMRKLQLTYCLEPAGSHGVWGLDDHHFLPFIFGSSQLIDHKYMKPKSIHNEDILENFANEYLYLSCIVFIKKVKKGVFAEHSPMLDDISGVPNWNKVNSGLLKMYKIEVLQKVPIMQHFLFGSIIQWQ; encoded by the exons ATGGAACCTCAACACCACCACCACGACGGCGGCGCCACCGCCGGAACCTGCGTCAACTGCGGCGGCCCCACCTCCTTCCCCACTCCACCACCCGATCCAAACCCTAATTACATCCCAATTCGCGCTCCCGCCGTCAATCTCCCACCCACCAACAACCGCGAAGTCATCCTCCGTACTCCCGTCCCTCAATCCCAACAACTCCTCCTTTTAACTCCCCCTTACAACTTCCAAACTCCAGTCAAAAAAATCCACAAGCAAAACGACGTCGATCAGTTCCAGTCATCACCCACTTGCCAGAACTTCCTAGGGTTCATCGTCTCTTTATCCGAGTCCATTCGGTCGAAGAAGCTCTCGGATTCATGCCACGTGTCGCCTTCAGTGTCATCGATTGTGGAGATTTTACAGACGCTGAGTGGGTTTGTTGATGAGATACCTTTAGCTCCGCAGACTTCGAGGTATGGGAATTTGGCGTATAGGACTTGGCATGAAAGGATGTGTTGTGAAGCGGAGTCGTTTATGGTGAGGTTATTGACGAAGGAGATTGAGGCGGCGGCGGTTGAGCTTGTTCCTTATTTTACTGATAGCTTTGGGAATTCTAGCAGGATTGATTATG GTACTGGACATGAGACAAATTTTGCAGCATGGTTGTATTGTTTAGCAAGATTAGGAGTTGTGAAAGAAGAGGACTATCAAGCTCTGGTATCGAGGGTTTTTGTAACTTACTTGGATTTGATGAGGAAGTTGCAACTAACCTATTGCCTTGAGCCTGCTGGGTCCCATGGGGTTTGGGGACTAGACGACCACCACTTCTTACCTTTTATATTTGGGTCATCTCAGTTGATTGATCACAAGTACATGAAACCAAAATCTATACATAACGAAGATATCTTGGAGAACTTTGCGAATGAATACCTCTATCTCTCATGTATTGTATTCATAAAGAAGGTGAAGAAGGGAGTGTTTGCAGAGCACTCTCCCATGTTAGATGACATTAGTGGTGTACCCAATTGGAATAAGGTAAACAGTGGCTTACTTAAGATGTACAAGATTGAAGTTCTGCAGAAGGTTCCTATTATGCAGCATTTCCTTTTTGGCTCTATTATCCAATG GCAATAA
- the LOC107838713 gene encoding serine/threonine-protein phosphatase 2A activator isoform X1 has protein sequence MEPQHHHHDGGATAGTCVNCGGPTSFPTPPPDPNPNYIPIRAPAVNLPPTNNREVILRTPVPQSQQLLLLTPPYNFQTPVKKIHKQNDVDQFQSSPTCQNFLGFIVSLSESIRSKKLSDSCHVSPSVSSIVEILQTLSGFVDEIPLAPQTSRYGNLAYRTWHERMCCEAESFMVRLLTKEIEAAAVELVPYFTDSFGNSSRIDYGTGHETNFAAWLYCLARLGVVKEEDYQALVSRVFVTYLDLMRKLQLTYCLEPAGSHGVWGLDDHHFLPFIFGSSQLIDHKYMKPKSIHNEDILENFANEYLYLSCIVFIKKVKKGVFAEHSPMLDDISGVPNWNKVNSGLLKMYKIEVLQKVPIMQHFLFGSIIQWQILGLL, from the exons ATGGAACCTCAACACCACCACCACGACGGCGGCGCCACCGCCGGAACCTGCGTCAACTGCGGCGGCCCCACCTCCTTCCCCACTCCACCACCCGATCCAAACCCTAATTACATCCCAATTCGCGCTCCCGCCGTCAATCTCCCACCCACCAACAACCGCGAAGTCATCCTCCGTACTCCCGTCCCTCAATCCCAACAACTCCTCCTTTTAACTCCCCCTTACAACTTCCAAACTCCAGTCAAAAAAATCCACAAGCAAAACGACGTCGATCAGTTCCAGTCATCACCCACTTGCCAGAACTTCCTAGGGTTCATCGTCTCTTTATCCGAGTCCATTCGGTCGAAGAAGCTCTCGGATTCATGCCACGTGTCGCCTTCAGTGTCATCGATTGTGGAGATTTTACAGACGCTGAGTGGGTTTGTTGATGAGATACCTTTAGCTCCGCAGACTTCGAGGTATGGGAATTTGGCGTATAGGACTTGGCATGAAAGGATGTGTTGTGAAGCGGAGTCGTTTATGGTGAGGTTATTGACGAAGGAGATTGAGGCGGCGGCGGTTGAGCTTGTTCCTTATTTTACTGATAGCTTTGGGAATTCTAGCAGGATTGATTATG GTACTGGACATGAGACAAATTTTGCAGCATGGTTGTATTGTTTAGCAAGATTAGGAGTTGTGAAAGAAGAGGACTATCAAGCTCTGGTATCGAGGGTTTTTGTAACTTACTTGGATTTGATGAGGAAGTTGCAACTAACCTATTGCCTTGAGCCTGCTGGGTCCCATGGGGTTTGGGGACTAGACGACCACCACTTCTTACCTTTTATATTTGGGTCATCTCAGTTGATTGATCACAAGTACATGAAACCAAAATCTATACATAACGAAGATATCTTGGAGAACTTTGCGAATGAATACCTCTATCTCTCATGTATTGTATTCATAAAGAAGGTGAAGAAGGGAGTGTTTGCAGAGCACTCTCCCATGTTAGATGACATTAGTGGTGTACCCAATTGGAATAAGGTAAACAGTGGCTTACTTAAGATGTACAAGATTGAAGTTCTGCAGAAGGTTCCTATTATGCAGCATTTCCTTTTTGGCTCTATTATCCAATG GCAAATTTTGGGCTTATTATGA